One window of Magallana gigas chromosome 2, xbMagGiga1.1, whole genome shotgun sequence genomic DNA carries:
- the LOC136272689 gene encoding sodium/myo-inositol cotransporter 2-like — MYTDTFQTVVMTLGSFALVGISFYKIGGYNNLKEKYMDAIPSIRNPNSTCGFPRSDAFNIFRDAVTGDNPWPGLLLQSSVGCLWYWCCDQVIVQRSLGAKNLTHAKGGSILAGYLKLLPLFMMIFPGMISRALYPDEVACVDPEECRKVCDNPVGCSNIAYPKLVLELLPYGARGLLMAVMLSAIMSSLTSIFNSSSTIFTMDLWRRMRPHAHERELLIVGRIFILFLCAVSILWIPLVRSSQGGQLFNYIQAVQGYLGTPIGALFLLAVVWKRMTEQGAFWGIAIGHTCGIIRMGIDLAYPAPDCGEPETRPGVLLNVHYTYFGALMICVTSIAIIVISLLTTPRTEEELKGVTWFTRIRGDSLEDNLEMKNSKDNREEPQSEGVNNDAEKQKDESIEVMDDTSDDRPTWRRWLHGPDLWDAFKESQPR; from the exons ATGTATACAGATACCTTCCAAACAGTGGTCATGACGCTGGGCTCATTCGCCTTAGTAGGAATCA GTTTTTATAAGATTGGTGGATATAACAACCTAAAAGAGAAATATATGGACGCAATTCCTTCCATTCGGAACCCCAACAGTACATGCGGATTTCCTCGGAGTGATGCGTTCAATATTTTTAGGGATGCCGTTACGGGAGACAACCCGTGGCCAGGACTTCTTCTGCAGTCCAGTGTTGGATGTCTTTGGTACTGGTGCTGTGATCAG GTGATTGTTCAAAGATCTCTTGGAGCCAAGAACTTGACTCACGCAAAAGGCGGATCGATTTTGGCGGGCTATCTTAAACTTTTGCCATTGTTTATGATGATCTTCCCTGGAATGATCAGCAGGGCTCTATATCCAG ACGAGGTGGCTTGCGTCGATCCAGAGGAATGTAGGAAGGTGTGTGACAATCCTGTTGGCTGCTCAAACATCGCTTACCCCAAACTGGTTCTGGAGTTACTGCCCTATG GTGCCCGCGGGCTACTGATGGCCGTGATGCTGTCCGCCATCATGAGTTCTCTGACCTCGATTTTTAACAGTTCTAGCACCATCTTCACCATGGATCTCTGGCGGCGCATGCGTCCACATGCTCACGAGCGTGAACTTCTTATTGTTGGAAG GATTTTCATCTTGTTCCTTTGCGCTGTCAGTATTTTATGGATCCCACTCGTTCGATCTTCACAAGGAGGCCAGCTGTTTAACTACATCCAAGCCGTGCAGGGTTACCTAGGAACACCTATAGGAGCGCTGTTTCTCCTTGCCGTCGTGTGGAAAAGAATGACAGAACAA GGTGCATTCTGGGGGATAGCTATCGGTCACACCTGTGGCATCATCAGGATGGGTATAGATTTGGCGTACCCCGCTCCCGACTGCGGGGAACCGGAAACAAGACCCGGAGTTCTGTTGAACGTCCACTACACGTATTTTGGAGCGTTGATGATATGTGTCACCTCTATCGCCATTATTGTAATCAGCCTTCTGACGACGCCAAGGACCGAGGAAGAA CTTAAAGGGGTAACATGG TTTACAAGAATCCGAGGTGATTCGTTGGAAGATAATTTGGAAAtgaaaaattccaaagataataGAGAAGAACCACAAAGTGAAGGTGTAAACAACGATGCAGAAAAGCAAAAAG atgaGTCGATTGAGGTTATGGACGATACGAGCGATGACCGACCCACGTGGAGGCGTTGGCTGCATGGACCAGATTTGTGGGATGCCTTCAAAGAGTCACAGCCAAGATGA